Genomic window (Festucalex cinctus isolate MCC-2025b chromosome 7, RoL_Fcin_1.0, whole genome shotgun sequence):
cagatttcaacaggaagtgacccagaagtgacctgatttcaacagggagTGACCCggagtggcctaaaatcaacaggaagtgacctagaagtgacctgatttcaacaagtAGTGACCCGGAgtggcctgatttcaacaggaagtgccctgatCACGACGGAAAAGGACGCACCTGTGGAGTTGGGCGTGTGCGGCGAGTCGTCGCCTTGCCGCGCACCCAAAGCGTTTTTCATGGCGTACAGGTTGGCCTCCTCCTGGAACTTGCCAATGTTTTTCTTGTAGCGGATTCTCTTGTTGCCAAACCAGTTGGAGACCTGCCGGAAAAGGGGTGGGGGGCGTAAACGCAGGCGCTcacgttaaagggatacttgtagtaaaaagttagtatttctcagcacaggtgatatcatcagtcgacagcaagtagaaaaatgacttaatgtaatgtattcattgtacatgaaaactaatgaatttatcaaattcattctggacaaaatattcatttttcactgctgaaaattattCAATGAGTAGGCTGGTTTTGgcactgatacctggtatcggtagtcacCCATCATAGTGACCCTGACGTGCTTATATGGTATGttgaatgtatatatattttttatttttggataaaacgtTAAGTTTGCCAAATGATTCTCTCCATGTAATCTTTTGACTCATTCCCGCAGTCCCTCGATGACGCCAAACGGACGTTTTCCCGCCAACACATGGTGTGTGTACCTGAGAGACGGTGATCCCGCACTGCTTGGCGAGTTCTTCTTTGGCTTCTTCGCTGGGGTAGGGGTTGGACAAGTGCGAGTAGAAGTACTCGTTGAGCCCCTCGGTGGCCTGCTTGCTGAAGTTGCGCCTCTTGCGCCTGCCGGGGGGTGACACGAGAGCGTCCAATGGATGAGCGCCCACCTGCGGATGCTcgggaaaggaggaggagctcaCCTGGCGTCCAGGAAGCGCGACCTGAGGATCATGACGGCCTCGCAGGTGCTCTGCTTGAGCTGCGTCTGGATGGAGCTGAACTTGCGGTGGATGATGCCGACCATGCGCTCGATCTCGCGCGGCGTGACCGGACGCGTGCGTGACTGCTCCCGCAGCAGGTTCATCACGTGGGTGGTGAACTCCGTGCACG
Coding sequences:
- the pbx2 gene encoding pre-B-cell leukemia transcription factor 2 isoform X2 encodes the protein MKPALFSVLCEIKEKTGLSMRNNQEEEPQDPQLVRLDNMLLAEGVAGPEKGGGAAAAVSAATSSGGMSPDSSLEHSDYKSKLGQIRGIYHTELEKYEQACTEFTTHVMNLLREQSRTRPVTPREIERMVGIIHRKFSSIQTQLKQSTCEAVMILRSRFLDARRKRRNFSKQATEGLNEYFYSHLSNPYPSEEAKEELAKQCGITVSQVSNWFGNKRIRYKKNIGKFQEEANLYAMKNALGARQGDDSPHTPNSTGSGSFSTDLFLGVPPVNGEAAYQMGVQANGSWQARSSPPPGASPPHSDQSDNSD